A single region of the Chryseobacterium culicis genome encodes:
- a CDS encoding 2,3,4,5-tetrahydropyridine-2,6-dicarboxylate N-succinyltransferase, with amino-acid sequence MSLQQTIENIWDNRELLQNEDSQKAIREVISLVDKGELRTAEPTENGWQVNEWVKKAVVMYFPIQKMETIEVGPFEFHDKMPLKRGYAEKGVRVVPHAVAREGAYIAPGVIMMPSYVNIGAYVDSGTMVDTWATVGSCAQIGKNVHLSGGVGIGGVLEPLQAAPVIIEDDCFIGSRCIVVEGVHVEKEAVLGANVVLTASTKIIDVTGDTPIEIKGRVPARSVVIPGSYTKQYPAGEYQVPCALIIGQRKESTDKKTSLNDALRDNNVAV; translated from the coding sequence ATGTCGTTACAACAAACTATTGAAAATATTTGGGATAATAGAGAACTATTACAAAATGAAGACAGCCAGAAGGCAATCAGAGAGGTTATTTCTTTAGTTGATAAAGGTGAACTTCGTACTGCTGAACCTACTGAAAACGGATGGCAGGTAAATGAATGGGTGAAAAAAGCTGTCGTAATGTATTTCCCGATCCAAAAAATGGAAACTATTGAAGTAGGCCCGTTTGAATTTCATGATAAAATGCCTTTGAAGAGAGGTTATGCTGAAAAAGGGGTGAGAGTTGTACCGCATGCAGTAGCAAGAGAAGGTGCTTACATTGCTCCTGGAGTAATTATGATGCCGTCTTACGTAAATATTGGTGCTTATGTAGATTCCGGAACAATGGTAGATACTTGGGCTACAGTAGGAAGTTGTGCACAGATCGGTAAAAATGTTCACCTGAGTGGTGGTGTAGGTATCGGTGGAGTATTGGAGCCATTACAGGCAGCTCCGGTAATCATTGAAGATGATTGCTTTATCGGTTCAAGATGTATCGTTGTAGAAGGAGTTCACGTAGAAAAAGAAGCCGTATTGGGTGCAAACGTAGTATTGACAGCTTCTACAAAAATTATCGATGTTACAGGAGATACTCCTATAGAAATTAAAGGAAGAGTTCCTGCCCGTTCAGTAGTCATTCCTGGAAGCTATACAAAACAGTATCCGGCTGGAGAATATCAGGTTCCGTGTGCACTGATCATTGGTCAGAGAAAGGAATCTACAGATAAGAAAACATCTCTGAATGATGCATTGAGAGACAATAATGTAGCAGTTTAA
- the hisA gene encoding 1-(5-phosphoribosyl)-5-[(5-phosphoribosylamino)methylideneamino]imidazole-4-carboxamide isomerase codes for MKIIPAIDIIDGKCVRLSKGDYNTKKIYNEDPVEVAKEFESFGIQFLHLVDLDGAKSKHIVNQKVLENIAASTSLHIDFGGGLKTQEDIETAFNSGAKQITLGSIAVQNPEFCFEMIRKYGPEKIILGADCENRKIKTSGWLEESDNDIIDFILQYQEKGIQNTICTDISKDGMLEGPSTGLYIEILYKTSVQLVASGGISGIADVYKMKDIGCSGTIIGKAIYEGKISLQQLQNFIENA; via the coding sequence ATGAAAATAATTCCGGCTATTGATATTATCGACGGGAAATGTGTCCGCTTGTCGAAAGGAGATTACAACACAAAGAAAATATACAATGAAGATCCTGTAGAAGTGGCGAAGGAATTTGAGAGTTTTGGCATTCAGTTTCTCCATTTGGTAGATCTTGATGGGGCAAAATCAAAGCATATTGTCAATCAGAAGGTTCTGGAAAACATTGCAGCATCTACTTCGTTACACATTGACTTTGGAGGAGGATTAAAAACTCAGGAAGATATTGAAACAGCCTTTAATTCAGGGGCAAAACAGATAACTTTAGGAAGTATTGCGGTTCAGAATCCTGAGTTCTGTTTTGAAATGATACGGAAATATGGCCCTGAGAAGATTATTTTGGGAGCAGACTGTGAAAACCGGAAAATAAAAACCTCCGGCTGGCTCGAAGAAAGTGACAATGATATCATTGATTTTATCCTTCAGTATCAGGAAAAAGGAATACAAAATACGATTTGTACGGATATTTCGAAAGACGGAATGCTGGAAGGTCCATCAACAGGACTGTATATTGAAATTTTATATAAAACATCGGTTCAGCTGGTAGCCAGCGGAGGAATTTCAGGGATTGCTGATGTCTATAAAATGAAAGATATAGGATGTTCAGGAACAATCATCGGAAAGGCAATCTATGAGGGAAAAATAAGCTTACAACAACTTCAAAATTTTATTGAAAATGCTTAA
- the hisC gene encoding histidinol-phosphate transaminase — protein MKNNTMKNNSINTLVRKNILELRPYVSFRDHNEFNSPVMLDANESPFGECNRYPDSTQKKLKNKLAELKNISPSQIAVGNGSDELIDLIIKIFCEPKKDAILMMNPSFAMYGFYAAINENKVLKLDLNENFEIVKNDFLKIAEDPSLKVFFLCSPNNPTGNSIDDIEFYLQNFNGIVVVDEAYIEFSGKKSSLELLDQYSNLIVLQTFSKAWGFAGARVGMAYASGEIIRLINTVKAPYNVNVLSQELIVKTLNDEKRFQENVNRILEERTWLQEQFEGIACISKVFSTDANFFLIRMENVDSVYTRMLEEEILTSRRDPAIPGCIRINVGNREENEKLINLLKGI, from the coding sequence ATGAAAAATAATACAATGAAAAATAACAGTATCAATACTTTAGTAAGAAAAAATATATTAGAACTACGGCCTTATGTAAGTTTCAGGGATCATAATGAATTCAATTCTCCGGTTATGCTGGATGCTAATGAAAGCCCTTTTGGGGAATGCAACCGTTATCCTGATTCTACGCAGAAAAAGCTTAAAAACAAACTTGCAGAACTTAAAAATATTTCTCCTTCACAAATTGCTGTAGGAAATGGAAGTGATGAACTGATAGACCTTATCATTAAAATTTTCTGTGAGCCTAAAAAAGATGCTATTCTGATGATGAATCCGTCATTTGCTATGTATGGTTTCTATGCAGCAATTAATGAAAATAAAGTTTTGAAACTCGATTTGAATGAAAATTTTGAGATTGTTAAAAATGATTTTTTAAAAATTGCTGAAGATCCTTCTCTTAAAGTTTTCTTTTTATGTTCACCCAATAACCCTACAGGAAACAGTATTGATGATATTGAGTTTTATCTTCAGAACTTCAATGGAATTGTAGTTGTTGACGAAGCTTATATTGAATTTTCTGGTAAAAAATCAAGTTTGGAGCTATTGGATCAATATTCTAACTTAATTGTACTACAAACTTTTTCCAAAGCATGGGGATTTGCCGGAGCAAGAGTAGGTATGGCATATGCATCAGGAGAGATTATCAGATTGATCAACACAGTAAAAGCTCCTTATAATGTGAATGTTTTAAGCCAGGAATTGATCGTAAAGACATTGAATGATGAAAAGAGGTTTCAGGAAAATGTAAACCGTATTCTGGAAGAAAGAACATGGCTGCAGGAGCAGTTTGAAGGAATTGCATGTATTTCAAAAGTATTTTCAACAGATGCCAACTTTTTTCTGATCAGAATGGAAAATGTTGATTCAGTGTATACAAGAATGCTTGAGGAGGAGATTTTAACCAGCAGAAGAGATCCTGCCATTCCCGGATGCATCAGAATCAATGTAGGAAACCGGGAAGAAAATGAAAAATTAATTAATCTTTTAAAAGGAATATAA
- the hisD gene encoding histidinol dehydrogenase, giving the protein MKIYRYPTKNTWTDLVKRPVLEQKEISGLITEIFTEVEKNGDKALIEFNRKFDKAETVSIKVSDVEIQEAEKQINDELKQAIQQAKENIATFHASQKQEIQKIETTKGVVCWRENRAVERVGIYIPGGTAPLFSTVLMLAVPANLAGCKEIILCTPPDKNGNINPAILYAAKLCGVSEIFKIGGAQAVAAMALGTESIPEVNKIFGPGNQFVVAAKEYAQRYGVAIDMPAGPSEVLVIADEQAVPEFCAADLLSQAEHGSDSQVVFITTDLKVFEETIEAVGQQLRDLPRNEFAGQALENSSFILMNSLEEALEFSNLYAPEHLILAINDFEKYIPEIQNAGSVFLGNYSCESAGDYASGTNHTLPTNAYAKNYSGVSLDSFVKKITFQHLSKEGLQNLGKTIELMAEAEGLFAHKNAVSIRLK; this is encoded by the coding sequence ATGAAAATATACAGATATCCCACAAAAAATACCTGGACAGATTTAGTAAAACGCCCGGTTCTTGAGCAGAAAGAGATTTCAGGTCTTATTACAGAAATATTCACGGAAGTTGAAAAAAACGGAGATAAAGCTTTAATAGAATTCAACAGAAAATTTGATAAAGCAGAAACGGTGAGTATTAAAGTATCTGATGTAGAAATTCAAGAGGCAGAAAAGCAGATTAATGATGAATTGAAACAGGCTATTCAGCAGGCAAAAGAAAATATTGCTACATTTCACGCTTCTCAAAAACAGGAGATTCAAAAAATCGAGACAACAAAAGGAGTGGTTTGCTGGCGTGAAAATCGTGCTGTAGAAAGAGTGGGGATTTATATTCCCGGAGGAACAGCTCCTTTATTTTCCACAGTACTGATGCTTGCCGTTCCTGCAAATCTGGCAGGTTGTAAAGAAATTATACTGTGTACACCACCAGATAAGAATGGAAATATCAATCCTGCGATTCTGTATGCTGCTAAACTTTGTGGGGTTTCGGAAATCTTTAAAATTGGTGGAGCACAAGCCGTTGCCGCAATGGCTTTGGGGACAGAAAGTATTCCTGAAGTCAATAAAATTTTCGGTCCCGGAAATCAGTTTGTAGTAGCGGCCAAAGAATATGCCCAGCGTTACGGAGTTGCCATTGATATGCCTGCCGGTCCAAGTGAAGTTCTTGTGATAGCAGATGAACAGGCAGTTCCTGAATTTTGTGCTGCAGATCTTCTTTCACAGGCAGAACACGGGAGTGACAGTCAGGTTGTTTTTATTACGACAGACCTTAAAGTGTTTGAAGAAACTATAGAGGCTGTTGGGCAGCAGCTCAGAGACTTACCAAGAAATGAGTTTGCTGGTCAGGCTTTGGAGAACAGCTCTTTTATTTTAATGAACTCCCTGGAGGAAGCCCTGGAATTTAGTAACCTTTATGCTCCGGAACACCTTATTCTGGCGATCAATGATTTTGAAAAATATATTCCTGAGATTCAGAATGCAGGTTCGGTTTTCCTCGGAAACTATTCCTGTGAGAGCGCAGGAGATTATGCCAGCGGAACCAATCACACGCTTCCTACCAATGCTTATGCAAAGAATTACAGTGGAGTATCGCTGGACAGTTTTGTAAAGAAAATAACATTTCAGCATCTTTCAAAGGAAGGTCTTCAGAATTTAGGAAAAACGATAGAGCTCATGGCAGAAGCAGAAGGTCTGTTTGCTCACAAAAATGCAGTATCCATCAGATTAAAATAA
- the hisH gene encoding imidazole glycerol phosphate synthase subunit HisH: MIAIIKYNGGNVNSVQNALNRLNVDSVITDDPEQILKADKVIFPGVGEASSTMKLLKEKELDLLIPSLKQPVLGICLGMQLMCKGNEEGDTEGMGIFDINVRKFPSRDIVPHMGWNTVSGQTSALFSGIEKSSDVYFVHSYYCELSDFTTSVCDYILPFSASLQKDNFYAVQFHPEKSGIVGNQIVKNFINL, translated from the coding sequence ATGATTGCCATAATAAAATACAACGGAGGAAATGTAAACTCTGTTCAGAATGCCCTCAACAGGCTGAATGTTGATTCTGTGATTACGGATGATCCTGAACAGATCTTAAAAGCAGATAAAGTTATCTTTCCAGGCGTAGGAGAAGCCTCATCCACCATGAAACTGTTGAAAGAAAAAGAACTTGATCTATTGATTCCAAGTCTTAAACAACCTGTTTTGGGAATATGCCTGGGGATGCAGCTGATGTGTAAAGGAAATGAAGAAGGAGATACTGAAGGAATGGGAATTTTTGATATCAATGTCAGAAAATTTCCATCCAGAGATATTGTTCCGCATATGGGCTGGAATACAGTTTCAGGACAGACATCGGCATTGTTTTCCGGAATTGAAAAGAGTAGTGATGTTTATTTTGTTCACAGTTATTATTGTGAGCTTTCAGACTTTACAACTTCTGTTTGTGATTATATACTGCCTTTCAGTGCTTCTTTGCAGAAAGATAATTTTTATGCAGTGCAGTTTCACCCTGAAAAATCAGGAATCGTGGGAAATCAGATCGTTAAAAACTTTATAAATTTATAA
- a CDS encoding glycosyltransferase family 4 protein — protein sequence MKIAFDAKRFFHNTSGLGNYSRDLVRILSEYEPENEYLLLNKNTSERGKDILKHPNVHFIETSKGNFSRQLKMGKDAQKQNADIFHGLSGELPLKWDSKPIKKVVTIHDLIFVRYPQYYSFFDRRIHFWKFKKAADMADKIIAISEQTKRDIIQYLKVPETKIEVIYQGCHQAFKEQQSPELMQEVKEKFRLPERFILNVGTIEDRKNLLNVVKAINGTEIPLVVVGRKTKYFQKIEKFLKKSKMEKQVLFLEGVSMDELACLYKLADIFVYPSFFEGFGIPVIEALFSKTVVVTSNTSCLPEAGGKDSVYINPDNDLDIRAKIKFLWENESERKRREEKGFEFVQKFNDEPIAKELMNFYQKLI from the coding sequence ATGAAGATTGCCTTTGATGCAAAACGGTTTTTCCATAATACATCCGGATTGGGAAATTACTCGAGAGATCTTGTAAGGATACTTTCCGAGTATGAACCGGAAAACGAATATCTGTTACTGAACAAAAACACATCGGAGCGTGGAAAGGATATCCTGAAGCACCCGAATGTTCATTTTATTGAAACTTCAAAAGGAAACTTTTCCCGTCAGCTTAAAATGGGTAAAGATGCCCAGAAGCAAAACGCTGATATTTTCCATGGATTATCCGGTGAACTACCTTTAAAATGGGACTCAAAACCTATTAAAAAGGTCGTTACCATTCATGATCTGATCTTTGTAAGATATCCGCAGTATTATTCTTTTTTTGACAGGAGAATTCACTTCTGGAAATTTAAAAAAGCCGCTGATATGGCTGATAAAATTATTGCTATTTCAGAACAGACCAAAAGAGATATCATTCAATATTTAAAAGTTCCTGAGACTAAGATTGAAGTCATTTATCAGGGATGTCATCAGGCTTTTAAAGAGCAGCAGTCTCCGGAACTGATGCAGGAGGTAAAAGAGAAGTTCAGGCTTCCGGAAAGGTTTATACTCAACGTAGGAACTATCGAAGATCGTAAGAATCTTTTGAACGTTGTAAAAGCGATCAACGGTACAGAAATTCCATTGGTGGTGGTTGGAAGGAAGACCAAATATTTCCAGAAAATAGAAAAATTTCTGAAAAAGAGCAAAATGGAAAAGCAGGTGCTATTCCTTGAAGGGGTTTCCATGGATGAGCTGGCTTGTCTTTATAAACTGGCAGATATTTTTGTCTATCCAAGCTTCTTTGAAGGTTTTGGAATCCCTGTCATAGAAGCACTTTTCTCCAAAACCGTTGTGGTTACCAGCAATACAAGCTGCCTACCGGAAGCGGGAGGAAAAGACTCCGTTTACATCAATCCGGATAATGATCTTGACATCCGGGCCAAAATCAAATTTCTCTGGGAAAATGAATCTGAGAGAAAACGCCGTGAGGAAAAGGGTTTCGAGTTTGTTCAAAAGTTTAATGACGAACCTATTGCAAAGGAGCTGATGAATTTTTATCAAAAATTAATCTGA
- a CDS encoding glycosyltransferase family 2 protein: MKKISIVIPAYNEEGNVAMIHQKIKEVFDGLSNYDFEIIFVNDGSRDHTQQKLEELSNTYDEVKFIEFSRNFGHQPAVKAGMDNAHGNAVISMDGDLQHPPELIPEMIQKWEEGYDVVFTVRTYPKEISYFKRKTSDLFYKLLSSLSDVNLTKGGGSDFRLMDANAVEVMRTFNEDDLFLRGLTSWMGFKQTGIDFKANERLSGQSSYNLKKMFTFAFTGITAFSVKPLYLAAYLGFLFSALSVVGYGTYVIHSFIAKTEISGWASLIMTIVFFGGLQLIILGIMGIYLGKIFKQVKERPNYIIKNKNF, translated from the coding sequence ATGAAGAAAATTTCAATTGTAATTCCCGCCTATAACGAAGAAGGTAACGTTGCCATGATCCATCAGAAAATTAAAGAAGTATTTGATGGCTTAAGCAACTATGATTTTGAAATCATATTTGTAAATGATGGTAGCAGAGACCATACGCAACAAAAATTAGAAGAACTTTCCAACACCTATGATGAAGTAAAATTCATTGAGTTTTCCCGTAATTTTGGACATCAGCCCGCAGTAAAAGCAGGGATGGATAATGCTCACGGAAATGCAGTCATTTCTATGGATGGAGACCTTCAGCATCCGCCGGAGCTTATTCCGGAGATGATTCAGAAATGGGAAGAAGGATATGATGTGGTATTTACAGTAAGAACTTATCCTAAAGAAATTTCTTATTTTAAACGAAAAACGTCAGATCTTTTCTATAAATTACTATCCAGTCTTTCCGATGTTAACCTCACAAAAGGAGGCGGATCAGATTTCAGACTAATGGATGCCAATGCTGTTGAAGTAATGCGAACCTTCAATGAAGATGATTTATTCCTGAGAGGATTAACGAGCTGGATGGGTTTCAAACAGACCGGAATTGATTTTAAAGCCAATGAAAGACTATCCGGACAAAGCAGCTACAACCTTAAAAAGATGTTTACTTTTGCCTTTACGGGAATCACTGCTTTCAGTGTAAAACCTCTTTATTTAGCCGCATATCTTGGGTTTTTATTTTCCGCGCTTTCGGTAGTGGGATATGGAACGTATGTCATTCATTCCTTTATTGCCAAAACGGAGATATCAGGTTGGGCATCGTTGATTATGACCATTGTTTTCTTTGGAGGACTTCAGTTGATCATCCTTGGAATCATGGGAATTTATCTAGGTAAAATATTTAAACAGGTGAAAGAAAGACCTAATTATATTATTAAAAACAAAAATTTTTAG
- the hisG gene encoding ATP phosphoribosyltransferase: MSKLKIAIQKSGRLYEESLQLLKDCGIYVNNGKDQLKVSVDNFPMEIMYLRNSDIPQYLEDGVVDIAIVGENLLIEKSKNIKTIQKLGFSKCRVSLAVPKEVETDELSFFQGKKIATSYPNTLKNFLEKEGITSDIHVISGSVEIAPNIGLADGICDIVSSGSTLFKNGLRETVTLLKSEAVLAQTPQLSSEKEAILEKFVFRIKAVLKAKNSKYILMNVPNEKIQKVSEVLPVLKSPTVIPLAEEGWSSIHSVIDEVRFWEVIDELKDNGAQDILIIPIDKMVI; this comes from the coding sequence ATGAGTAAATTAAAAATTGCAATCCAAAAAAGCGGCCGGCTTTACGAAGAATCTCTTCAGCTTCTCAAAGACTGTGGAATCTATGTCAATAACGGCAAAGACCAGCTCAAAGTTTCAGTAGATAATTTTCCGATGGAAATCATGTACCTTCGGAACTCAGATATCCCACAATACCTGGAAGATGGAGTGGTGGATATTGCCATTGTAGGCGAAAATCTTCTGATTGAAAAAAGTAAAAATATCAAAACAATTCAGAAACTTGGGTTTTCAAAATGCCGTGTTTCACTGGCTGTTCCCAAAGAAGTTGAAACGGATGAACTCTCTTTTTTCCAGGGTAAAAAAATTGCCACCTCTTACCCTAATACCCTCAAAAACTTTTTAGAAAAAGAAGGAATTACATCAGATATTCACGTGATTTCAGGATCTGTTGAAATAGCTCCTAATATCGGTCTTGCAGATGGGATATGTGATATTGTCAGTTCCGGAAGTACCTTATTCAAAAACGGATTGCGCGAGACTGTCACTTTGCTGAAATCGGAGGCTGTTTTAGCTCAAACTCCTCAATTATCATCTGAAAAAGAAGCTATTCTTGAGAAATTTGTGTTCAGAATCAAGGCGGTTTTAAAAGCAAAAAATTCAAAATACATTCTGATGAATGTTCCCAACGAAAAAATTCAAAAAGTATCTGAAGTTCTTCCCGTATTGAAAAGCCCTACAGTTATTCCTCTTGCAGAAGAAGGCTGGAGCAGTATTCATTCTGTTATTGATGAAGTGCGTTTCTGGGAAGTGATTGATGAACTGAAAGATAATGGGGCCCAGGATATTTTAATCATCCCGATTGATAAAATGGTTATATAA
- the hisB gene encoding bifunctional histidinol-phosphatase/imidazoleglycerol-phosphate dehydratase HisB produces the protein MKKVLFIDRDGTLIIEPPTDFQVDSLEKLEFYPGVFQNMSKIVNELDYELVMVTNQDGLGTESFPEEDFIKPHAKMLQAFENEGIVFSDILIDKSFESENLPTRKPGIGMLGKYIYGNYDLENSYVIGDRNTDVQLAKNLKSKAIYLNQNLNSEAELSATSWSEIYQFLKSGMRKAKVSRKTNETDIEIEVNLDGNGRSDISTGLHFFDHMLDQIARHGNMDLTIKVNGDLAVDEHHTIEDTGIVLGEAILKALGKKKGIERYGFLLPMDDCLSQVAIDFGGRPWLVWDAPFKREKIGDMPTEMFYHFFKSFTDASKSNLNIKAEGDNEHHKIESIFKAFAKAVKMAVNQTDTNFSLPSTKGSL, from the coding sequence ATGAAAAAAGTACTCTTTATAGACCGCGACGGAACCCTTATTATTGAACCACCTACTGATTTCCAGGTTGATTCTCTTGAAAAGCTTGAGTTTTATCCCGGGGTTTTCCAAAACATGTCAAAAATTGTCAATGAACTGGATTATGAACTGGTTATGGTGACGAATCAGGATGGTTTGGGGACTGAAAGTTTTCCTGAAGAAGATTTCATAAAACCCCACGCAAAAATGCTACAGGCATTTGAAAATGAAGGGATCGTTTTTAGTGATATTTTAATTGATAAAAGTTTTGAATCCGAAAATCTTCCTACCAGAAAACCTGGAATTGGAATGCTTGGAAAATACATCTATGGCAATTATGATCTGGAAAATTCCTATGTAATTGGTGATCGAAATACCGACGTTCAACTCGCTAAAAACCTTAAGTCTAAAGCTATTTATCTTAATCAAAACTTAAATAGCGAAGCTGAGCTTTCTGCGACAAGTTGGTCAGAGATTTATCAGTTCTTAAAATCCGGAATGAGGAAAGCTAAAGTATCCCGAAAAACCAATGAAACAGATATAGAAATTGAAGTCAATCTTGATGGTAACGGACGATCTGATATTTCAACCGGGCTTCATTTTTTTGATCACATGCTGGACCAGATTGCAAGACACGGAAATATGGATCTTACCATAAAAGTAAACGGAGATCTTGCTGTAGATGAGCACCACACGATTGAAGATACCGGGATTGTATTGGGAGAAGCCATTTTAAAAGCTTTAGGAAAGAAAAAAGGAATTGAAAGATATGGTTTCCTTCTTCCGATGGATGATTGTCTCTCTCAGGTGGCTATTGACTTTGGCGGCAGACCGTGGTTAGTATGGGATGCTCCGTTTAAAAGAGAAAAGATAGGGGATATGCCTACCGAAATGTTTTATCACTTTTTTAAGTCCTTTACGGATGCCTCAAAATCCAATCTGAATATCAAAGCAGAAGGAGATAATGAACACCACAAAATTGAATCCATCTTTAAAGCATTTGCAAAAGCCGTTAAAATGGCGGTAAACCAAACAGATACTAACTTCAGCCTGCCTTCTACAAAAGGAAGTTTATAA
- a CDS encoding glycosyltransferase family 87 protein — MKEKFLKILLNPKYIFGVYLIISVVTAISKYLRGDYAINNYLIFKNVFFNTIHQKNLFIHYPNLYFDLNHYGVFFSALIAPFAMMPDWLGISLWNIANTFIFIYGIYKLPFSDSKKAIFGLLCLQEYITAALSLQFNVALTGLLLLSAVYIYERKEVKSVTAILIGIFVKIYGIVGLTQFFFIKNKTKFILSGVGIAILFFVLPMAYSSPQFVIQCYSDWFQSIVEKNNENQVLGNMQDISLMGFVRRVLGDASISNLVFLAGGLPLFVLPYIRIKQYKHYAFQLMILASTLLFLVLFSSSSESPTYIIAVVGVLIWFFLQKERTPLIIGLLVFVIIFTCFSTSDLFPKFVKENYIIKYSLKAVPCIVVWLRVTYELLTKDFEKNYSLN; from the coding sequence TTGAAAGAAAAATTTCTTAAAATATTATTAAACCCTAAATATATATTTGGGGTTTATCTTATTATATCCGTTGTTACAGCTATTTCCAAATATCTGAGAGGAGATTATGCGATCAATAATTATCTGATTTTTAAAAACGTATTCTTTAATACCATTCATCAGAAAAATCTGTTTATCCATTATCCGAATCTCTATTTTGACCTGAATCATTATGGCGTATTTTTCAGTGCATTGATTGCTCCTTTTGCCATGATGCCGGATTGGCTGGGAATTTCACTTTGGAATATTGCCAACACCTTTATCTTTATCTACGGAATTTATAAACTGCCGTTTTCAGACAGCAAAAAAGCAATTTTCGGATTGCTTTGTCTTCAGGAATACATTACAGCAGCTTTAAGTTTGCAGTTCAATGTAGCACTGACAGGACTTTTGCTGTTATCTGCAGTATACATTTACGAAAGAAAAGAAGTAAAATCGGTAACTGCCATTTTAATAGGAATATTCGTCAAAATCTACGGAATAGTAGGATTAACGCAGTTTTTCTTTATTAAAAACAAGACTAAATTTATTCTTTCAGGAGTAGGCATTGCCATCCTATTTTTCGTACTTCCAATGGCCTATTCAAGTCCGCAGTTTGTGATTCAGTGTTACTCAGATTGGTTTCAGTCTATCGTAGAAAAAAATAATGAAAACCAGGTGCTGGGAAATATGCAAGATATCTCATTAATGGGCTTTGTAAGAAGAGTTTTGGGGGATGCATCCATTTCCAATCTTGTATTTTTGGCAGGCGGATTACCGCTTTTTGTGTTGCCATATATCAGAATTAAGCAATACAAACACTATGCTTTCCAACTGATGATTCTGGCTTCAACATTACTGTTTCTGGTACTGTTCAGCTCCAGTTCAGAATCTCCAACATACATTATTGCTGTGGTAGGAGTGCTGATATGGTTTTTCCTTCAGAAAGAAAGAACACCGCTTATTATTGGATTGCTGGTTTTTGTCATTATTTTCACTTGTTTTTCAACTTCGGATCTATTCCCGAAATTTGTAAAAGAAAATTATATCATCAAATATTCATTAAAAGCAGTACCTTGTATTGTGGTCTGGTTGAGAGTAACTTATGAACTTCTGACTAAAGATTTTGAGAAAAATTATAGCTTGAATTAA
- a CDS encoding polysaccharide deacetylase family protein, whose translation MVLLSFDIEEFDMPLEYKGEIPFEKQISISQTGLERILDILKKHNAKATFFSTVVFAENSKSLIERLLNEGHELASHTWFHSEFEDKHLKESREKLEELFSTKVTGLRMPRMMPVDDKEVEKAGYSYNSSINPTFLPGRYNNLKVSRTYFKEGNVTQVPASVSPNFRIPLFWLSFHNFPLSFYKKLASDTLKKDKYLNIYFHPWEFAEIKDEAFKLPGFTVKNSGKDMVERFDAFVGWLKEKGHTFGTFQEFQKQIQR comes from the coding sequence ATGGTTTTATTGAGTTTTGATATTGAAGAATTTGATATGCCATTAGAATATAAGGGTGAGATTCCCTTTGAAAAGCAGATTTCAATTTCACAAACAGGATTAGAGAGAATTCTTGATATCCTTAAAAAACATAATGCCAAAGCTACTTTCTTTTCTACGGTAGTTTTTGCAGAAAACAGCAAATCCCTTATTGAAAGGTTGTTAAACGAAGGCCATGAACTGGCTTCTCATACATGGTTTCATTCAGAATTTGAAGACAAACACCTGAAGGAATCACGGGAAAAACTGGAAGAACTATTTTCCACAAAGGTAACAGGGTTGAGAATGCCAAGAATGATGCCCGTAGACGACAAAGAAGTGGAAAAAGCGGGCTATTCATACAATTCATCTATTAATCCCACATTTTTGCCGGGAAGATATAATAATTTAAAAGTATCCAGAACTTATTTTAAAGAAGGAAATGTAACCCAGGTTCCGGCTTCGGTTTCTCCTAATTTCAGGATTCCTTTGTTTTGGTTGAGCTTTCACAATTTCCCATTGTCTTTCTACAAGAAACTGGCTTCAGATACGTTGAAAAAAGATAAATATCTCAACATCTATTTCCATCCGTGGGAATTTGCAGAGATCAAAGACGAAGCATTTAAACTGCCTGGGTTTACTGTAAAGAACTCCGGAAAAGATATGGTGGAAAGATTTGATGCGTTTGTAGGCTGGCTGAAAGAAAAAGGACATACATTCGGTACATTCCAGGAATTTCAAAAACAGATACAACGATGA